A window of Oryza glaberrima chromosome 2, OglaRS2, whole genome shotgun sequence genomic DNA:
taaactGTTAATTCATTGAATACCTTCCTTTGTAACTCCTATTGTCCTTGTATTTCCCTTGAATGCTGCGTATGGTATTCCAATAATCCTTCTCAGCTTCAcctgcaaaaacaaaaaaagtaaGACCCCATAAACCAATTTAATTGCATCCAGATTTGAGGAATTAATTTACAGTGTCAAACAATAATAGGAGTCGATTCCACCAAAGTATCATTAAATGGAACTAAAAATTTTCTAGAATGGATGTTCTGCATTTATTAATCATGATACGACGCAAGCAGATAtggtattaaaaaaaactataataaaCATATGTCAAATTGTCAATTACCAGTCACTGGCTCCAAGGTAACAATGTGGTCTTTAACTATCAAGCCACCTTCATCAGCTAATACAGCAGACATACGGGCTTTTTCAGCTGCCTTGGAATCCTCGAAACGAAGGTATCCCGAATCATCCCCGATACTGAAGTCCACATACTTCAGGAAGAAAAACATGTGcaatgaaagtaaaaaaaagggaattaaAAAGTGTCATGTGAATTTGTGACATAGTGACATACAATACGAACAGTTCACCACCACAGCCATGCCAGGTACCAAAGATATAGATAATTAACATTATGTCATACCACTACCTCATAACTGTGCTCCTCCAAGGACCATAAATAAACTTTTACAAATATGAATTTACAATTAGGACTAGCTAATTAGTCTATTACCACGATTTTATGGTATGTATCAACAACATTTTCAGGCATTTCCCATTCCATAGTTAATTGATCTTAGTATTTACAACTCGTCATGCTTAATATCCCACCAGATCTTGAAGGACAAATGAGAGTACAAAGATAATGCCATACGAGTATACGacccatgagttaaaatttgaGCTCTCTATGGGCCATATTTGAATCTAGAAGAATGCTATATGTTTCATAATTTTCATTCCATAATGTTAAACAGAACTGTTACTGGTGTTTATACCAAGAAAAACTAAAGCTAGAAAGTGGTTTGGATTAAAATACCCGAACTGTTCCAAATTTTTTGAACGCTTCTTTTAGATCTTCCCTTGAGATTGGACTATTCGCTTTGCCAGAGAGGCCTCTGTCATCCTTGCTCGATGTTTCATTATCACCCTTCTTTTCACTTTCTAGCAAGGCATCAACTGTGCACTTGTCACCAGATTCTGTAGCTTCCCCAGCATTCACTTCTTTCGCTTCAGTCATGTCGTCTGATGACTTCTGTTCCTCCGTATCACTGTTCGCAGTAGTCCTCTCTTCAGATTCCCCAGTTGATGTTTTCTTCATGGACTTTGGAGTTTCTTCTTCAGTGGCAGTATCATTGTCTGCACTGTTTTGTTGCACCCCACCATCAACCGTGATTCTCTTCAATTTGAAGGCCACAATTAGGCCTTTAGGATAGCTGCAACACAATTTCCAGGAAAATGGTCTTGATTTGAACTCTAAAGGAAGGAAAAGTAATTAACCAGACAGCCTGTAAAAATGTCACCCTTCATTCTGCTCGTCCTTCTTAGGATGTGCCTTTTCATATGCTTCTTTTTTAGATTCTGTTTCAGCATCAAATTCCTTCCTTCATGATTCAGGCAAGGAATTATAAGTTACATAATGTCACATACAGCAACAGAATGAACGCAAATATATAAAAGGCATCATTAATACATGTATCACTAAAAGAGGTCAACATGCAAGACAAGGAACTTGCCAGAGGGAAATGCTTGCATGACCTGACACCAAACTAAACAAAAAAAGTACAAAATTAATGCAGCTTGTTCCACACATCTCATTCAAATTGCACTTAATAGAAAAGAAAGCAATGTTGGCAATGAAATGAGGTTTGATGATTGGCTAACAACTTACTGGTATGGCAGTACAGCTAGAGGGGAATATATTGGAATTAACATAGAAATTTATGGGGATAGTACTAAAGCAAGCATTTTATCTGCACATTCCACATGTATGATTATCATGCAAAAAGGATATGTTAGTGGCTTACTTTGGTTTTATTTCCAGATTTGCCCCTGTAAAGAACAAATTATTCTCCAAAACACTTTTCGCTTCCTCCTCTTCTGAAAATTCAACTAAGGCAGTGCCACAGAAGTGTTTTTTGTTTGCGATATGGCGTGGTAGCCTGACACTATTTACCTACAATTTCAGACACAAGTACACCAAGAAAATGTTAATTCATTGATATTTGCAGTATAGTATTGCACATGTAGTAATCATAACACTGGAAAAGCTCCAGATAGCCAGCATGCATAACTGGTAATTATGTTCATGATACTCAAAATCCTAATTATGAAAAAGGTTCACGAGAAAAAACTCCCTTTGTTCTGTTGAACTTCGAATCGAATTTATGCATCTTAGCCATGCCACCTTTTCTCTTTGCATTACATTTCAATTTCATTTGAATTTATGCATCCTAGCCATGCCACCTTTTCTCTTTGCATTATATTTCAATTTCATTTCAAACTGCAAGCTTATTGTGCACTATAAGTGTTCAGTACTTGGACACACCTTTGCGTATTGCGCGAAGAAAGATTGGACATCTTCCAGCTTTACATTGTAAGGCAATGGTGACGCAGCAACTGTCCTTGAGTCCACTTGCTCGATGATTTCATCTGCCTTCAACAGCTCACTAGTTCGACCAACCATTTTTCCTGCATTTGATAAATACAGCAAATCAGCaatgataaaaaagaaaccaatttaCTAGAGAAACTTAACTCATAAAAGTAGACCAGCTCTAGTTCCCAAACTAACACTGTATTTGAGAATATGGCATATTTATCATTACTAAAGAACGAAAACAAAAGTTTATTGACAACATTGAATAGCAGGTCACAAAGCAGAGTATATGTACACTTTACATCGTTATCTATAAATGTACACTTCACATGTTTCACTGGTATTTACCAACTCCTTTTGAAATTTAATTGCCAGCAATATGTGCTCCGTTGCTAGTGAATCACGAATAAATGGAATTAAGAGGAAAGAGAGGAATCACCATCCTCCGAGATACGAAGCATCTGGGAACGACGTAGCACCTCTGCTACTGCGAGCACTGTCTCCTCTGGCACAGTTTCGGGCTTCACGGCGGCGTCCAGCCCCAGGTGCGACTTCATCCGCGCGAAAGAGCATATCAAAGCCAAGCTTACAACTGCACATTTCCaacaaaatgagaaaaaaaaagacgctAAGTTCAGCACTCAATCATCGCGCCGGAGAAAAGCAATCCGCGTGGAAATGTACTGCGTGAGAGATCATTACATCCATCTTCGCGCTGCTCGACCGTCTCCCTCAGGAACTTATCGCGCGGGAGGTTGCTGTCGCTGAAGTAGAACTCCACCTGCGacaaccaaaccaaatcaaaaGCTCTAACGTCCCCCCCAAAAATAAATGCTCAAACAAAATCGCCAAAAGGGGGAGTAATCCGCCGTGAACAAACAACAAGAAGGCGGGATCGGACACCTGGCGGAGAACGCTCTTCGCCTTGGCCTCGTCGATCGacggcgccgcggtggcggcggccatgaccCCGATCGCGATCGAGCTggtgtggagaggagaggagaggaatcgGCGGCTTTAGGGTTTGGGTTTAGGAGCAGCGCGCGTACTGTGCAGCGTGCCGACGAGGAAGACGGACGGAGAGTGGCCGAACCTTTGGAGGAGCATCTGCTGGGCCCCGCCCAAAGGCCCAAACACTATCCTCCGCTACACAATACGAGGCCCAATCACCGATTGGGCTAACCTTTCTAAGTTGGGCCGGACCCAATCTCCATACTAGGCTCAGCCTCGCGGTCCATGGCTTCAGGTCGAGATGAGGACTTGTTTTGGGAGTTACAGGCAGTCGTAGCCGTAGCTTCTTTGAGAATCAAACTCTCTCAAACAGTCTAGCTCTTcatctaattttttaaaaagttgtaATTACAAAATCCACAAAATAAGTTAAAATCCAGAAGTTAATTCTTCCAGTTTTTTTAAATTCTCGTAAACCAACCAACTGCTTTTTAAGATCTTAAACTTTCTCACTTGGCTGTCCAACGTCgacgcgtcggcgtcggcgatcCGATAGAGACGCcattctcctcgtcctcctccgcacTTGCGTGCAGGggttctctcctcttctcctctcctctctctcccgttgCGATCTGCAAGCTGCGGTGTAATCTTATCCGGATTTTCTACCGGAAACGGCCGCATTTCCCTCTCGAGGCCGAAAACGATGTGGAATATCCCTTTCCATATTGCCCAAATACAGTAGCAAAGCTAGTACTTAGAATTCTGTTATCTTTAGAGTCACTTGTCACACTCTGTCCGTTTGATTTGTCTTCCTCTCATGGCAGCAGCAAATGGTCAATTAGTCGAAGTAGTACTATCCAACATGTTCACGGCCTTTCTTCTCCGAGAGTGACTGTCGGCTGTCGAGTAGTGTGTGATGAACTGAAACCGTTCCTTTTTGGGATGGCCGCTGAATAAACCGAAACGGAGAAACTGTGGGCAGCTCTGAATTAAGCCTCAACCTTGTGGCTCAAAGAAGTCCCAAACCGTGTGTGCCAAGCACCACAAAATTGGTTTCGATTTTGGGATGCTGAGAAGAGGATGCTGAGAAGAATCCCACGTATAATCATGGAGAAATGTTCAGGTTTTTTACCTTTTGCTTTGCCCCCCAGGTTCTGCATGGAAATTATTAAATTGAAGAAATGAGTGCCAAGCGTCCAGCAGCTGTGAAATGCTTTGGATTCCCTTTTGCCAACTTCTTGTACATGTGATCAATCAGTTTGCTAAAATAGAGGTAGACCTCGGTTGGTGTTTCATGGGCACATGTAATCTTTGTGTTTTGAGACTGCAATAATCGTGGGGATCATAGATATGTGAGCTCAGTTGAGAAGCAGACTCTTGACTGTTGAGATGCATGCAAGGCTACTCCAAGCCAATTAGGCTGACGCCTAACTTTGCCAGAAGTAAGACGATGCCATACAAAGTGAGGTAGACACCTTATTAACTGTAGTACAGGTTTAATAATGTTTGCCTAGAAATTGAGTACACATGTGATCCGAATGTGTGAATTAACAAAGTGTGACTCTCCACGATCGCAACAACAACCAACCAAATATAAGTAGTAACTAactaggcaacatatcctatgcacatagtccctcacgtgtacacacgtgcacaccaactaaaaaatgtcaccaaaaaatctagaaaaaatcatacacatactttaaattgtattacacctagggttaaaatcttaacgtcaaattcattatattttagccgtaacaaaaaaaacaaaaaatctgacagttttaaggttgcaattttgtcagaattttatcttttttgttattctctatgtagaataaatttgaagatgcgactttgcacgtagatgtaatactattgaaagtatatgtatgaattttcctagaattttttgtgataatttttagttggtgtacacggtgtgtacacgtgagggcctgtgtgcataggatacgctcccaacTAACTAACCCAGTAAACTATGACACGCCTAACATTTGGGTGTGGCAATTTGTGGCCTTCATGTAAACATTCCCTTTAGGATATTTCTTAAAAATGTTGAATAAGATAGTGTATTATAGAACAATAAAATGTAGCCAATTGTCCAACAGCCCATATAAAAGAGCCAAACTTCATTAATATGACCTTTTCGATTATACGGAAAAGACACATGCGGACACCACCAAGTGTGTGCCCCTGGGTGCATGCTTAAGAAACTGACACTTAAATAAAATCCATGAGCCTCACAAAATGTTTACTTTAATCCTAATAAAAGTGTTAAACTTCAATAATACTTGCCGTATTTGTCATTGAGGCTCGTTTGGTAGATTTCCCAGTAATTTTTAGGGAAAAATACTGTAGGAAAGACTCCTATAACAAATATATTAACAATTTACAATGTACAGGGCGAGATTACAAGTTTTGTAGCCATTGAGTAATATGAGGGGGAAAAACTCTCTTTTCCCCAGTATTTCATTATTGACATGTATTTTGTTGTTTATGCCTTTTAAGTGGCTAGGCTTCCTCCTCACACACACTAGGTTGCTTCAAAAGCTCAACCTCTCACACAAGATGCCATTGACGACCAAATCCTACCGAGGACTTGGTTGCAGTGGATTAGATCATAGTCACTTCAAGTGCCGGAAATGCTGAACTCACCAATTCGTATAGACCCCAAACAAGTAGCGACCCTATATTCCAAAACGCACACCAAAGTCTAATTACAAGTGGCACAAGTATAACAGTACTCCATATACACTCTACGCAAGTTGCAGACGGGTTTGTTTGGATTGTTACTAATTTTGCCCTatcaatattttggtagtgctAAAATCTTGGGGCCATTTtggattgatgccaaaataTGCCCTACCAATTTATTGATATCCTTAAATAGTAATAGTATgggtttggattgaagccaaattgTTGGTGATACCTATGATCAGTTTGTCACTAATCTAAAACCTTCTTCTTTATATCATCAATATTTGGCACCATATTGATAGCAATCCAAACATGTGTAATAAATCTCTACCCTACCAACAAATTGGTAGTACCAAAATATGCCAAGAATTTGGTACTACCGATGATTTGGTAAGGTAtagaaccaaacagccccttggTAACTTTTGGCACTAACAAATTGATAGTATAGTGTTTTTACTAGCGTGGATACAAATTGATTGCAAACCAAACATCTATATGTGTTACTATtgaagttgcaaacaaaaaactTGGTAGGGCAAAAATTAACCTCAATCCAAACATGCCTAGCATGTCTACGTATACcttccattttaaaataaacgAGTCTAATGTAACACATGTCTATTCATAGCATTTGAATACACCACATTTCATATTAAGCTTTTATATTTTAGCACTTAAATACGTCACATTTTATACTAGTATGTTTATTTTAATACGGAAGGGAGACGCAAACACATGTCCATTAGCCTTGCCCCTTGGTGTGCGGTGCCAACTGGCCaccagcagcaggcagcagcccAGCACAGTGCTGCCGCCGCAAGTGTCTAGCGTCCAGCACGCACCAAGCCCTACGTGAAGGACCCAGATCTCGCACGAGATTTGCCGCGTCCCCACTCCCCCCTACCCACGGTGGCCTCGGCTTGGCCGTGGCCGCTGACATGGCATCACCTCATCCGCAAAGCGATAAGCCGGGAGCGCACCAGCCAACCGGCGCGCGACACCTGGCGCGAGAGGCGACGGTGACAGTCGGACGGGTGGGCCCCGCCCTCTGTCCCCGTTGTCCCCGTGCGTCGCAGGCGCGCGCGTCGCGACAATGGTGGCGCAACCACCgctctcctttctttttttttttttccttctcttcccgCAGAGGAAAAGGACGCGCAAGTGTGAACGGCATCTGGCTAGATGTACTACAGTCCTAGAGAGCTCGTGCCCATCGCGACGTACAGagtctttttctttcttggctTTTTTGCGTGCTTCTGTGCTAGTAGTAGCAGGAAAAGCAGAGAGATGGGTTCATGGTGGCCATGTTGCGTAGCAAGTGATTTGATCCGGTTCCGTGCCGCCTAAAAACCGTTGGTTAAACTATGGGTCTCATACACATCGCGATCAAAACGAATGCaagggagtggattctaatacctcgaggggatatcccctcatatatctttttcttccaaattcgatataaatagttgtgaaaaaatctgaaaaaaattgacaatatagagtataatgatacctactagtccaccaaaattcatgttcaaattcgatctacacatcgagaaaaaaaagataaatttagatataaatagtacgctactattcatacgctgaatttgtcttttttatatctcgacgtgtgagttgagtttggacttaagattttgtgaagttgtatatatgtgttgtatgaatgttgtcaaatttttccagaatttttcataaccgtttagatgttttttgagcaaacgagggaacatccccttgagggattagaatagtttccccgAATGCAAGAGCGTAAAGGTATACTCGGATAAGCGCTGAAAATGCAGTAGTACTGGCAGTGCCGTTTTGCAAGCAGCGCGAGATGGCGACCCTCTGCTGCTGCCACGGCGATTTGCCGGCTCGGCCAATGCGGAGCCGTCAGCTCTCCGCTGCTCGGCTAAACACCGGGCAATGTGAGCGAGAGTACGCGCGAGACGCGAGCCGACGGGGGGAGGGAGAGTGACCGCGCGGGTCGGACGGTCGGTCGGACCACACGCGCGCGCGTCTCGTGGCCGGGAGTCCCTCCACGTGCCACGGACCCCCTCAAAACCCCCCGCGAATAGTCGAATCCCCCGTGCCCAACGCCCAAAACACACAGCCAAACTCCGCGAGAAACCGAGCTGCGAGCGAGTGAAACGCACCACGCGCCGAGCGGCAAAGCGAAAGGGAGGAAGAACTCAAGAagagatggaggcggcggaggacaaggcgatggtggtgggagtgggaggagcggtggcggcggggtactcctcctcgtcgtcgtgggGGCTGGGGACGCGGGCGTGCGACTCgtgcggcgcggaggcggcgcggctctACTGCCGCGCGGACGGGGCGTTCCTGTGCGCCCGGTGCGACGCGCGGGCGCACGGCGCCGGGTCGCGCCACGCGCGGGTGTGGCTGTGCGAGGTGTGCGAgcacgcgcccgccgccgtcacgtGCCGGGCGGACGCCGCGGCGCTGTGCGCCGCCTGCGACGCCGACATCCACTCGGCGAACCCGCTCGCGCGCAGGCACGAGCGCCTCCCCGTCGCGCCCTTCTTCGGCCCGCTCGCCGACGCGCCGCAgcccttccccttctcccaGGCCGCCGCGgatgccgccgcggcgcgggaggaggatgcggacgatgaccggagcaacgaggccgaggcggcgtcGTGGCTTCTCCCCGAGCCCGACGACAATAGCCACGAGGATagcgccgcagccgccgacgCGTTCTTCGCCGACACCGGCGCGTATCTCGGCGTCGACCTGGACTTCGCCCGGTCCATGGACGGAATCAAGGCCATCGGGGTACCGGTCGCGCCGCCCGAGCTGGACCTCACCGCCGGCAGCCTTTTCTACCCCGAACACTCCATGGCCCACAGCGTAAGCCTCACTACCACACAGCTAGCTCTCGTCGATGCTCATGGCGCGGCGTTATGACATGGTTTCCTACGCGTTACGCAGTTGTCGTCGTCGGAGGTCGCGATCGTACCGGACGCGCTgtcggcgggcgcggcggcgccgcccatggtggtggtggtggcgagcaaggggaaggagagggaggcgcggcTGATGCGGTACAGGGAGAAGCGCAAGAACCGGCGGTTCGACAAGACCATCCGGTACGCGTCCCGCAAGGCGTACGCCGAGACGCGGCCGCGCATCAAGGGCCGGTTCGCCAAGcgcaccgccgacgccgacgacgacgacgaggcgccATGCTCGCCGGCGTTCTCCGCCCTCGCCGCGTCGGACGGCGTCGTGCCGTCGTTCTGAGGAAGGACGTACGCACGGTACGGCGAGTCGGCGACGTGCGCCGTCGTAATTTTGGCGCGCCCCGTGCGCGCGTGCATGCGTGCGTGTGTGCGACGCATGGCCCCGTGTGACATGAATAATATGTACAGCAGTTTTTCATCCATGGACGTAGTATTCTATTGTACTCCTTGTACTCCTACTACTCCTCTTCTGCCTAACCAAGGCTTGTACATTACCATGGGAGTAGCTGTTTTTGCAACCGTGACCATGGTTCAGTGCTTCAAGTTCAAGGGCGTTAATGTAACTGTCCATTCTACTTTTGGAAAGGCTAGTACTCCTCCTACTTGCTACTAGAAGCTTGCCGAAAAATGGTAAAGAAAAATGTGCAAGAACGAACTGCAGTACTCATATCTCCATCAACCAGGAGGTTCGAGCATCATACTACTCTATTATACGAGTGTAATCATCAACCAATAACTCCCCTAACCTCACAGTTTTTCTCctgattttggtttttttttttggctatctGACTGTTTTACACGTCTCCTTTTACTGTTCTGTGCTCCTCGGCCTAATTTGCATGCTTATGCGTTGCCGGTGCGCCGGTTGCCTGCTTAATTATACCGGTTGATTACGTAATTAGTTCATGTATTTGGGGTTTGGATGCCGGTCATTGTGACGGTTGTTTCCGGTTGGCTGGTGCGTTGACTGCCGCGTGCCATGCTGCCATTTTTTGTTTTGATCTAATTGTTTCTTCTGTTATTTCAGATCGGTCTATCCGTTCTGTATTCTGTGTCTTTGTGACTTTTTGTTTAGGTCCTtggtatttttgaaaattgaATATGAATAAGACAAATTCTGTTTTTGGGTGTGTTTGTGGTTTGTTCTTCTGCTGGGTATGGAGGTGCGATTTTCCCCACCTGCAGTCCTCCCTGCTGGTCACACCGAATGCCTCAtgctccgccgccatcgcgcaTCTTCGTGCTCTCCGGTGAGAGCGACatgggcggccgcggcggcgtccaccACCGGCGCTGGGACGGCGTCGTGCCGACCTAGTGGTACATATTCAAAGCACCCTTTACACAGCTTTCCGTTCGTGCTAGCTTCTGTTACGTCTTTTATTTACCTGTGAGGTGAAACCGTGCAACAACTTCCGTATTGGGGGACACGGACATGTACTGAACCACGTAAAAAGGGTTGGAATCATTGAAGCCTTTTTTGTTGCAGATGCCATGGAAGTTTGATGGCTGCAGCCGCG
This region includes:
- the LOC127762188 gene encoding zinc finger protein HD1-like, with protein sequence MEAAEDKAMVVGVGGAVAAGYSSSSSWGLGTRACDSCGAEAARLYCRADGAFLCARCDARAHGAGSRHARVWLCEVCEHAPAAVTCRADAAALCAACDADIHSANPLARRHERLPVAPFFGPLADAPQPFPFSQAAADAAAAREEDADDDRSNEAEAASWLLPEPDDNSHEDSAAAADAFFADTGAYLGVDLDFARSMDGIKAIGVPVAPPELDLTAGSLFYPEHSMAHSLSSSEVAIVPDALSAGAAAPPMVVVVASKGKEREARLMRYREKRKNRRFDKTIRYASRKAYAETRPRIKGRFAKRTADADDDDEAPCSPAFSALAASDGVVPSF
- the LOC127764483 gene encoding la protein 1-like, which gives rise to MAAATAAPSIDEAKAKSVLRQVEFYFSDSNLPRDKFLRETVEQREDGFVSLALICSFARMKSHLGLDAAVKPETVPEETVLAVAEVLRRSQMLRISEDGKMVGRTSELLKADEIIEQVDSRTVAASPLPYNVKLEDVQSFFAQYAKVNSVRLPRHIANKKHFCGTALVEFSEEEEAKSVLENNLFFTGANLEIKPKKEFDAETESKKEAYEKAHPKKDEQNEGYPKGLIVAFKLKRITVDGGVQQNSADNDTATEEETPKSMKKTSTGESEERTTANSDTEEQKSSDDMTEAKEVNAGEATESGDKCTVDALLESEKKGDNETSSKDDRGLSGKANSPISREDLKEAFKKFGTVRYVDFSIGDDSGYLRFEDSKAAEKARMSAVLADEGGLIVKDHIVTLEPVTGEAEKDYWNTIRSIQGKYKDNRSYKGRTGKSYRGGKQFNGKRGRHSDSSEKGANKTQKVEAAA